Part of the Anopheles gambiae chromosome 3, idAnoGambNW_F1_1, whole genome shotgun sequence genome is shown below.
GCCCGCAACAGCTTGTCAATTTTGTGCAAGTACTGCTCCCAAATGCTGCCCATCTTGCGTATGTTCGACCCGAGACTGTCGTACACGTTAAATATGTGCTGGCTCACCTCCGTCAGCACTTCGAGCAGCTCTGTAAAAACAGTCTTCTTCTGCTCGGCCACACCGGCCATTAGCTGTGCCACGCTGACcggatgttgctgctgctcgaaccGAACGAAAATCGTTGCGTAGATTCGTTCTACGAGCGATACGATTTTGTGATTCTCGCGCTTGTACAGCTCGATCAGTTCGAGCAGCTCGCGCACATTCACCACGTACCCCTCGATGAACTCACTCAAATCTTCCTCCCAGGTAAGCTTACTGCGCATCGGCTCCAACTTCCGCTCCGTCTGCTGTATCATGGGCTTAAAGAACAGCCGCTCCTTGTCCGAGATAGACGAAACGACCCCATTGAAGTAAAGCACCAATCGCAGCACGTTGTCAAACGTGAGCCGCGTGTTTTCATGCTTCTCCAGGTCCAGGCTCATCGGGATGTTCACGCCGAGCGTTTTGAAGTAGTACGCCTCATCGAACAGCACCAACAGCCGACGCTCGATGTTCACCTCGAACAGACCCGGTCGGAGATTGCTTCTACAGATAAGATTACGATGATACCAGGACGCCATCTCGGTGGTGATCGATTTGCTCCAAGACTCGCTAAAACCTTTCAGAGCCGCCTTCACCTGCTTCTCGCACGCTTCGTACAGTGCCAGCACCTCCTCCTGCTGGGGATGCTCCGGAAAGAAGCGACAGTTTACAATAAGTGTGCGCAAATGTGTCAGATGATCAAATCGCATCTTCAGCACGGCATAGCGACCAGCGTGCGGTGGCAGCAGCGCAGGATACTCCGCTATACCGGACGAAATGTCCTTCGACAGCTGCATAATCTCCTCATTCAGCATGCCCCACACATCGCCAATTTTGCGCATGAAGCTTTCGCGAATGTTTTCCCGCTTGTAAAAGTTCAGCAGCGTCACGAGCACGTTCAGCTTTTCCTCCAAATTCTCCGACATCAGGAACACGTTCGACAGCAAGTTTTCTATAATGTCGTCCAGGCTTTTGAGCATCTCCCGGAACTCGCCCACGTACCGGTACCAGTCTTTGTTGTTAATGTCCAGTATCGTGCTGCCGACCGACTCGATCGTCTCCAGAGCATTGTGAAAGATACGCTCCACCTGCTCACAGCGTCGCTCAAACTCGTCCGCATTGTTGCAAAAGAAGCGATACGAGGTATAGGACGTACTGTCCGCATACTTGCCGAAGATGAGCATCGCGTCACAGATCTCCAAGATATCGTGCAGACGTTGCAAAAATGCATTGATTCGATTGAAGATGGCGGCATAATCCAGATTCCACGTGAACTCATCCTTGAAGTGCTCCAACATCTATGGAGATAGGAAGTTTAATTGAACAACTTATTCTTCGACTGAGATCCACTTCTTTATGCTTACCTCTTCGtaaatgattttgtatgattcACAACATTCAATCTTCATGCGACACACCTCAATGCCGTACCTTGGTGCTCCCGAAAGAATACGCTCGATGTCAATGCCTCGCATACAGCAGGCTACGATTTCGTTGCTAAGGTACAGAAACAGTTTCGTAATGCTTTCGTCCCTGTTCAGATGGCTCGATTCTTGTCCAATGAAACGAATGATATGCATCACGTAGATCAACTGCGAACAAAAGTCGTCCCCCGTCTCCAGCGTCCCGATGGCAAAGCACGGATCGACCAACAGCTTCAGAAAGGGAATGTTCGACTCGGCGATTTCAATTTCCTTATCCAAATCCTCCAGCACGTCCTTGAGATGCTTTATGTAGAGCGATTGGGCGAGCTCGAGAATGCGAACGATGTGCTGCACATTGGGGCCCTTGAATTGAAGCCGCAGGGCTGACAGCACCTCATCTGTGGGTGGGATTAATTATAAACCCCAAtggcatctctctctctctctctctctcacttatTTATACTTACGCCGATAAAGCCAAAAGCTGTACTCATCCGATGGGCACACGAGATCGTCCGGCACGAAATGCTGCGTATCGCTCAGCGTAGCCCTAATTTGCCCCGTCCAGTCAATCACTACCGCTTCGAGCCGCTTGATTGTCGAACGATTCAGCACTACCTCCTGCACCTCCATAtcgcaaccctcgcgtggCACGTACAGCAGCGTAATACCCGACAGCTTGTAGTGCAGCTCGGTAAGGTACGTCATGAACGCGTTAAACCCATTGATGATGTTTGCCTTTACGTTTTCCGACCAATCCGCGTTCGACAGTATCATCGGCCCATACACCTGCTCCAGTATCACCAGCAGCGAGCCCTCGATGTCTCCGTGGAGCGTCCCGAACATGATGTCATCGTGGAACCGCTCCAGCACATTGAACAGTTGATCCTGCTCGCGCATAAAGTACATCAGATCGTTGATGGGACAGAGCGGGAACGCTAGCGATGCGGACAACCGATTGCCGTCGTAAAAGATAAACAGCAGCGGATTGTTCACGTCCGTCAGCCACAGTTTGATCGTTTCGGACACCTCCTCGTTAAAGTCCTGGTCGTCGTAGTCGAACAGAATAATCATGCCGCGGATGAAGCCCACCAACGTTTCAAGATCCTCGTCGGAATAAGCGGGTTTGTCGATTTCTTCCACCGCTTCGACCACTTCTTCTACTACCTTCTTTCCTGTAGGTTTTTGAGAGAAGAGCATGAATAAAGTTAACATTAAAGAACCAGAATTCAAAGCTCATTCACCTTACCTTCATCGCTGGAGTCAGTAAGACTCGAAATTTCACTCATATCACCTTCGTGTTCGGTAGCCATTTCTCTTGTAAATGCTTCCTTTTTCACCGGCAGTTGCTGATTGAATGAAGACCTGCCAGACCGTCCGTCAGTGAAAATCTGACCGTCCTGTTTGTAGCTACAACAAACCTTTCCCTGGATACCATCCGTTATATTGGTTGCCAGGCGAAGCCAGGCAGTTGTTTACTTCCGCATCCAAGCAACCTCGCTAGTCGGGCTTCTTCGCTCCACCTGGTGCGTGCTGTATTTGTGATATTTATTCAACCCGAAAAAAACATGGTTCCCAATCGTTGTATTTACTATCTAACAGTCGCCGTACACGTTGTGCTTGTGCTCGTTGCCCTTTGGAAGGTATTGCTGCAGGAAAACCTTTGCTCGCAACTACTGGAGCAGTACGATGGCATGCTGGTTAGTGGTGGTGCAACTGCTACAAAGCAGCTCTGGTTACTGGGCCTACGTTTGCTGCAGCTTGTCGACGTACAGACCGTGCTGCTGCACGGCTCCTCCATCCTACTATCGAACCGGTTCTTTCACGATCCCTACAGTCGTCATCTGAACGGAATGTCCCACCTGTGGAGCGTGCTAACGTGCTGCTGTATGCTCACGAACCTCCTCGcaatgctgttgttttttcgtttcatCAGCATCACCTACAGTACGGTACAGGATTCACTGTACGGTGGTCTGGAGATGTATCAGTTTGACAGTGTTTGGAGTGATTTTTGGAACCATCTACAAACCCATTCTCAGTGCTGCGGCGTGCGAAACCACACCGACTGGACGGGAATGTTGTGGGAAACGCCGGAAAAGGAAGATCAATTTAGAAGGTAATGAAATGGCGGTGACAAGCTGTGATAGTGTGGTTAATTAATTGCAATTTTCTGCCAAGGCTACTGCTGCCAGACGGAGGCCAGACTCCCGCGCTAGTTCCAATTAGCTGCTGCCGGAAGCAACATCATCACTGTACGGGCGCGCAGCGTATCAATCTCGGCGTAACGGAGCTATTACGCACCGCCGCCCTAGATGGCACGAGCATCATCAATCATACGGGCTGTTTCGCTTCGGTGCAGAATAGTCTGGCAAGCACTGTACGGTTGATCAGTACGCTGGATGTGATTCTTTGCTCGATGCAGGTCAGTGGGCTCAAGTGCAAGAGAAGTTCTACCATTGCTGCTTAATattattctttattttctttcagTTTGGTACAATATTTTTGATGAGAATTTTATTCATTGCTAATCGAAACTTTCAATCGAATTCGGCGATATAATTAGATTCGTGTGCCTCAGTAATCATTCAAACAATTTCCTCTGCTCTTGATTAGGAACCTTTTCCTTGGTCCACTCATCGAGCAGTTGGATCTGCTCAGGTGTCAGTTCCTTCTTCCAGCCTTCTGCTTCACCTTTTCGAATAAATTGCTCCCCTTTCTTCGTTGGATCTCGGCTTTTATAGTTGACAGTTGGATTGTCACGCATCGACTTAAAGGAAAGGTGCTGGTACAGCAGTTCCAGCTCCGGCTTGCTGTACGTTTTGCCGAAAAACTCACACACCTTCCTCACGACCGATGGCAGATAGTGTTTCATCTCTTCGAAGGAAAGGTATAGGATGTTATCGCAATCTTGTAGCTCATGGTACTCGATCACGTGCGCATGGTACGGTGAGTAAAACTGATGCTCACGAACAAACGATCGCAGAAAGGTATCCATCGAGCCACGGTAATGGATGCCCTGCGAGTGAAAGAAGTACGAAACGGCCACCGACTTTGGGTTGCGTCGGATGTGTATGGTTTTGGGTTTGACTTCCCAGTAGCGCTTCGGTAGCATGGACACTGGAAGATGCGTCTTGATGAAGCGAGGACGTGGTGTATTTTTTGCACGCTCAAATGAACTCGTATCAGTGGGATGTATTAAACTAACTCTGAAAAACcagaaaaatagaaagatTTATATTAGGATCTTCTGCAAGAGATATCACATTAGATACGGTGCATAGTAAAAGATCTTGCTTACTCCAGAAAAGGGAAGCGGATTTGTAAAGATTCTGCTCGCGCTGCTTCAAAGTTAAGATCGTTACAGATCAGCCAAACCATCTCTTGAGTCCAGGTCGTTCCACTCTTCGGATAGGAAATGACCCACACATCATCTGGGTACACTTCCGCTTCAAGGAGTTCCTGCTCGTACTGCTTAAACCTAAAAACATATTACACATTAGTATAGGGATAAAGACTCTCTCAATTGTAGATTCTTACAGAGTTGTGTAGCAGTGAGCCTGTGGCGTCCAGTTGGGAATCTTAATCGGCACATGACTGTACAGTTTCGCACGCACCATGATGTAGTCATCCTCTCCCGTTTGTCCCTTGTTCTCCACGAACAGTGGATCCGTTATTTCCGTATATTCAAACGACATGCTGCTTCCGAAGCGTCCAAAGCACAACTGCCAACTATTGCTGCAATCGGGTTTGTTCATATTTATCTACATCCAGCTTTTGTAACATGATTTACTACCGGTACGGGGATATTGCACCGAGTGccagtggtttttttttgctaagaacacaaacactctgATGTATACAAACTGTAATATATTGAGACAAACCTCTTCCTGTTATCGCATTTCCTCACGTGGCGAGACTGCAGTACTTTCTCACAGGCTGCACAGATGCACTGCAATCCTTATcgaagagagagcgagagagagagagagaaagagggggcAATTGCTGGTGAAATAGTCTGTTATCTTGCTGCTTTCGATGATCGTCATTATCAGACGAGCTATCTTTtacacatgcacgcacacatcCGTTTGCTCATCTGGCTTTTACAGCGAAACGGTGTAGGTTCATGACCTACAGTAACAAACGGAAGGTTGCTGTGCCGTGATCATTTCCGTTGTATTGCATGATAATTCTTCATATGGATCATTTCAAACCCGCTCGAACGTTCTTGACCTGCGGCAAGAGTGGTTGTTGTGAACTGTTTCGGCTTGGCTCCATCGGCAGCTGTTTGGTTTGGTACGCAGCAAAACAGTTATCAGTTACCGTGCCGATGCCTATAAAGTGTTCTCGATCTATACGAGTTTTGAACCCAAGACGAGTATGTTGTAatgacaataacacacaccgTCTAGTGCTATCGTCTGACAGTTTATTATTCTGGTTTTAATTGCAGTGAATCCCATGCCGTATTGCCACCTCAAGTGGGCGTGATATGCATTATCTaacattggggccctttccgtttgaagctcgtagaatgaaatttcagcctgtcagctgtttgcattgtatagcagttttcgagcagctatctaagtgagtataatatacaggtgggcttatcccaaggtgtatgaatttagaaggctgatttttatcgcttctgcttctgaatgaagattataagagtgttttgagtattcgtcaagcctccagaaagctcgttggagcaaaaattttcactcgttctgtcaaaaagtgatattcaaatttggttataaaaaatgctatgagaccacctggactacatacactttgattccacattcgatcacctgatttctttaatgcaccttgggataaatgtaaacaaacccgtgttttcgagcaggtactcgaatctaattctagcttttaggctaaaattttctagactgaaaatcgcaggctagttttttgtgtggttttgtatggattgtttacatgatttcagcc
Proteins encoded:
- the LOC1271357 gene encoding sulfotransferase 1A3, giving the protein MNKPDCSNSWQLCFGRFGSSMSFEYTEITDPLFVENKGQTGEDDYIMVRAKLYSHVPIKIPNWTPQAHCYTTLFKQYEQELLEAEVYPDDVWVISYPKSGTTWTQEMVWLICNDLNFEAARAESLQIRFPFLEVSLIHPTDTSSFERAKNTPRPRFIKTHLPVSMLPKRYWEVKPKTIHIRRNPKSVAVSYFFHSQGIHYRGSMDTFLRSFVREHQFYSPYHAHVIEYHELQDCDNILYLSFEEMKHYLPSVVRKVCEFFGKTYSKPELELLYQHLSFKSMRDNPTVNYKSRDPTKKGEQFIRKGEAEGWKKELTPEQIQLLDEWTKEKVPNQEQRKLFE
- the LOC133393195 gene encoding uncharacterized protein LOC133393195; translated protein: MVPNRCIYYLTVAVHVVLVLVALWKVLLQENLCSQLLEQYDGMLVSGGATATKQLWLLGLRLLQLVDVQTVLLHGSSILLSNRFFHDPYSRHLNGMSHLWSVLTCCCMLTNLLAMLLFFRFISITYSTVQDSLYGGLEMYQFDSVWSDFWNHLQTHSQCCGVRNHTDWTGMLWETPEKEDQFRRLLLPDGGQTPALVPISCCRKQHHHCTGAQRINLGVTELLRTAALDGTSIINHTGCFASVQNSLASTVRLISTLDVILCSMQFGTIFLMRILFIANRNFQSNSAI